From the genome of Rhododendron vialii isolate Sample 1 chromosome 10a, ASM3025357v1:
TGTCTGATCAATAAAGAGTCCAAGAGAAAGAGAAACTAATGATATTGCATACGTGACTTGAGGGAGAggtatttttattattatgagTCAAGGTGAGGTCCGCTTTGAACTGCACGGAGACAAAGATACAAAAAAACGTTTTCGGTATAGAAAATTTGACCTTATATATAATAGCTTTCATACTGGTTATTATTCCTTCCAAGCACCGTCACGTGACTTTTCAAgatcttttttcatttcataaTTATTCGAGAGTCACCCATTTTACAACAATTCTACGGATTCAGATACTTGTGCATAGATTCAGACATAGTTATGTTCAAAATGATTTGATGTGTGTAGACTCTACGTTTATTCTGCGGAACACGCATGCATCAAACGacgattatgaataaaatcgtGTCCAGACTATGGACAGGGATCTTGTGTTTGTAGCATTGCTTTGTACTTTGGGATGTAATTTTTCAATAGTCACGTGATGCCTCAATACTCTTATCCATCACATATTTATGTGGGTTTCATAGACTTGATACCGATCGAGCCCCACGAAGATATGTGGTGTATAAGGATGGTAGCTAGATATTTTTCTTATGAGAAAACTTATTTATGGAAGCTCTGTAAACTAAGTTTTACAACGCCCGATCTCACGagtcaaaattgttttgaacgatccgaattttaaaagaagTCTTCCGAGGAAGagtttaaaatccggaccattgaatGCTGAGACGGACTAGTAAGATTGTGCACTGCCgtaaataacttattcacaAATTGAGCTTATTGTTCTGTTAGTGGAACGGGCCTTTAGGCTCCATTccagaaatctttttaaaaaataatcagcttatttcacatttttaaaatcaaaaataaagtaaataaaaaataattttaatatttttttcactgtttaaaaaattttaataaaatctatcaaacaaaatctatattgttaaaaaaattatttgcataaaattactttcttaaaaaataaatacttattccCGTTTCTAGAACGAGGCCTTATTCTCTTTCCCCATACAAAAatggagtgattttcacactctctccAACTTCTTACTCCACTTTTGATTTTCTGGGTGCGATTAACAATTTAGGGTGTCAAAATCACTCTTCTATAAAAATATGAGCTCGACGTCCCCCGTTCCCCATTTCAGGTTTCCAAATTCCGAGTATTAAAAGTCCGGTTTCGCATTTCCCTTCTTCACCActacacatctctctctctctctctctctctctctccctcccctcctTCAACAGTACAACAAATGGAAGCAGACGGAAAGCCTGAGCAGCTGCAAACGAACGACACGGAACCTCTTCTATCCTTCTGTCCAAGCTTCAACAGCTACTCCTCCGATCAACGGGCTCAAATTGCCGCCGACGTCGCCGACGAGAGACCTCGCGCCTCCGACGACTTCGAATTCGCTTTCGAAAAGGCGGAAGAGATCTCGCACGACGCTTGCGAGTTACGCCAGATTTTCCCCGTGTTCAATCGCGACATAATATTCGGAGATAATCGTGATCATCCTAAGGACGATGAAAAACGTGATCTGTCGACTCTTCTACTTCCGCTGAAGAAGCTGTTCGACGAGGATCCATCGTCGTCGTGCTCTTCATCGGAAGTAGACGAGTTGGAACGCGTACCGGAGGGAACGTACTGCGTCTGGAGGCCGAAATCGGTGAAATTAGCCTCGCCTAGTCTTGACGCCGAGACTAGATGTAAGAAGAGCAATTCGACTGGATCGGCGTCGAAGCGGTGGAAATTAAGAGACTTGCTGTTGCTCCGTCGGAGCAACAGCGACGGGAAGGGCTCGTCGTTTGTGTTTTTGACTCCGAAGAGTACTGCTAGCGACGTAAAGGAAACTGAGGATTCGAAGGAGAGGCGGAACTCCGGCAAGGGGAAGGCCAAGGGAGCCGCCGGCGGCGGCGATAAGGCGGCGTCGGCTCACGAGGTGTTTTACGTGCGGACTCGAGCGTCGAAGGAAGTTGACAAGAGGAAGTCGTATCTTCCGTATAGGAAAGACCTAGTGGGTTTTTTCGCGAGCGTTAACGGAGCCGGAGCGGGGAAGGCTTTCCCTCCGTTCTAGAAATGGTACAGTGCTTTTTGCGGAAAGTAAATTGCTActccccccctgacacaccccccccccggccccatcTCCCTTTCCCAGTTTACCcccgccccccctctctctctctctctctctctcccgcccccctctctctctctctctctctctctctctctctctcccttttctttttttccactttctgcttcttttcttctttttttttttcttttccagttttttttttcattttatttcattttctttctttccggtttgaatttttttttctttttaataataggttcaagtctaattctaggctttgtaaagtaattgagagaaaaaaagtgtttcaattgatcatgtttatcccactgtttttttttctttttttgtcctttatagattaaaaaatataattacgaaaataagtgtttcaatttttaatccgtttgaaccagtgcaaagatgttatttttctgatcatttcatcctaaatggtcgtaataaatttttggctccaaagcctttcaatgaacaccctaagagagtcctgaaactaaataatgagtcttaagttgctcgttgaaaggtcgtaaagcaaaaaattcattaagattacaattagtgttcgggaactaattacgaaatgtattttgcaaacgacatactaatccataatacaaatattatattcaggattacttttttttaactatagtacaattttataaatttgttaaccattatttagcatagatcttcttaactgattcagtagtatgttgcttcaaatcacgtttatactccataggattgcaaatggatgggttctatttttttataactaaaacggaaacgttttaggggttACTATGTCAATGgaggcagcagagcccccgggtcccccatactttttaatttatttttttatttaattacttatatcttatttatttaatttctataaatacaccatttgtatatttaaaaatataattcaagaattaagtgctttaattctcaattcaattaaatcagagcaaatatcatttttttattattttattttaaatggtcataatgaattttttggtttaagacttttcaacaaactccctaagactcattatttagttttaagactctcttagggtgtccattgaaaacccttggagccaaaaatttattatgaccatttaggatgaaatgatcagaaaaataacaactttgcaccagttcaaacggattgaaaattgaaacacttattttcgtaactatattttttaatctataaaggacaaaaaaaagaaaaagaaaacagtgggataaacatgatcaattgaaacactttttttctttcaattactttacaaagcctagaattagacttgaacctattattaaaaagaaaaaaaaattcaaaccggaaagaaagaaaatgaaaaaaaaaactggaaaagaaaagggaaaaaaagaagcagaaagtggaaaaaaaaaaaaggaagagagagagagagaggggggagggggggggggtaaattgggaaaaagaaggtggggccggggggtgtgtgtgtcaggggggggggagTAGCAGCCCTCTTGCGGAAAGTGCTACCGACACAGAATACATTACATACAGATGGAGGACGTACGCAGATTCGGAATTGTTTGATGTACGTGGTTTTCACATTCGTATATGATTACATTCATCGGATGGTTCCGGATTATTCGAATATACGCACATCTATCTGTTTCCGTAGCATTCTCAGCTTCTTTTCAGTCAGAGTCAATCGATACAACTCCCTTTTGGAAGAAGTATTACGAATGCTGCCTGATCTCCCCATTTACTGAATGAGATTCACATGCGTCGGACGATTAAGGACATCGATTTGTAGTATGTGAATAATAGATAGACAAATCTTTTGCTATTGTAACAAAGGTACTCTTTTATATAAGCTTTAATTTTCTTTCGCTTGTTTAATTAGCtgtaaataattttaattttcaatgttTATTTTGTACTTAGGATTTTTGTATAAAATCGAAAtacacgaattttttttttagtaacagGCAATTCATTACATTCAAAAGTCTCAAAGTAAAGATTATATCACAATAAACAAGAGTGaatcaaaattatcaaaatctaAGACACGAGCTCCTGCTCAAAACACTACAGGCTTACAAGCTCTACTTACGCACAATTGCCGAAACAGACCAGGTGCCAATAATAGAGATTGAGGTGTGAAACAATCTGAAGGCATTGCGAAAGGTACGTACGTATCAATAATAGAGGTATaggaaaaatgtattttttgaaagagaTTTGTATAATGCTTTGACGTTGActgcacaccaaaacgggattATTAATAGTTTTTGGCGATTATTAGTTGCTAATTTTATTTCAGGGACCATTTTTGGACCATTGGCTTGGCAGGCAAGTAAAATACTCCAAAAGAGTTAATCCACCTAATTTTCTTCTAATATCCGTCTATATCAAGGATTCTAAGAGTGTAGATTCacatagaaaataaagaattaaaaTAGGTTTCATCATACGCTTGTTTGAAGTGGTTTTGACCCAAGTCATAAAATTTGCGTGTGGATGCGTGAGCGGGAGTCTGAGCTTGAAAGCGTTGTTGAATCACATCTAAAACTACGAAAATTAGCGAGAGTGTAGATTGAAAGTATGAGCGCGGCCCAAAAATTGATCATAATGGAAAAGATTTTGTagacaaaaagagagaaaaggtcATTCATTACAACAAATTGGAATGGTTGTATCAACGAAAAATTTGCTCAGGGAGGAAATAAATATTGGCAATtatttttgataagtttttCCTCTCTTCAAGAATCACTCTTCAAATGCGAACTCAATAAATACACTtcattggtaagaaaattaatGTCGTGATAAAAGGGTCCCTACAATATAGAGAAATACAATTAATATAGGAGTAGTAAAAGTTTTAAAGTTTGAAAAGaactttttttaagaaatactATTAAAAAGAACTTTAAAAGGTAATCCTAGTAGATAATAGTAAAACCTTGTGGGGAAATAgaaaattagtattttattaATACACTTTTAAGGTCGTACAATAATTAGATGCAAAAAGATATGAGGTCACATCTAGACTTTGTTAGGTGAGGTATTGGGAGCACAAAAGAAGATAAGGTGTTAAAGTgtgaaaagaagaaataattattgaaaagaggaatttttctttttctttttttgatcaaacaCAAATTAAAGTGTGAAAGGTTTTCAACTTTTCAGAGGAAACAACCTGTTTGTTTCATTTACTAGTATTTGGAAAAAAaccttttctcttcctttttttctttgttggtgAGACATCATTTTCTTTCCTAATGACAAAAATAGGATATCTATCTACTAGTAATACAAGGGTTTAATGCGCAAATTGCGCGTCACAATTATTGGCCCACATTTCATTTCGGCAATAATCGCAACTATCGAAATTATATATTGAGAAAAGAAGAATTGAAGTGTGATGGTTTTCAACTTCTCAGTGGGAACATCTTATTTTGGAAACAGACATCAGTTTCTTTTCTTAGCGACAAAaataggatttttatttttatgtttttactAGTTATACGAAAAGAATGTGGATATTTACTAGGATATTTTCTGTgcacatacttttttttttgcttaaacaCTTTAGTACTGGATCGATCCCACTTCCcattggaaaaggaaaacaaaaaagcaaacTGGCTCCAACTTATATTTGGATCTATTGCCAAATTCTCCAGCTATGGAGTTTGAATTGTGAAAACAATTCTGATAAAtgaaaatgttttatttttcataatcaCAAAATAGTTACTGCCCTTGTAGATTCTAGAATGGATGATAAATTCCATTACATAATACAGTAAAATATTTCTGTGATCAACAAGAAATTATTATTATCTGCTTTCATCATATAGTACAAAGTTTAGAGAGAGCCAGACCTTACTGTAGATGAAATAACATGTCCCGAAAATCTTACCTCTCTCCCCTAGTTACGCGacacctcatttttttttttttttaaatttttagtgttaattttattttgataaataaaaaaatgccaTTGGCCATTACATGTGACCTTGATTGACAGGTAAGGTGTGGCAAGAGGGAAACATATCCACAAATTGGATTTAGCGTAGCATAAGTTTGGAGGGAACAAGGCATTAAATTAAACAGATGAGATGTAATAGTCATCAAATTATCATTACCTTGTCTTCTGATAGCTTTGTTGGGGGATAGGGCTACCTAATTTTAGCAACATTTAAGAACATACTGTATATGGGTTCCACTGATGAAATGTAACAGGAATCAGGGGGCGTGCTGGCCCTTTGAGGGGCATAATGGTACGTGCTGTCCTGTCGAGTGGACTTTGTGGAGCTCGTAGAGTAGAGCGTGCAAAAAAATCGGATTGGTCGGATATTATTAGATGCTTGATCGGAACACATTTAACTTAGAAATAATGGGTTCCAATGGGTTCGATCTAATAGTTTGAATCCAttattttcaagataaatgtgtttcgaTCAGGTATTgcatgatatccgatcgagctgattttttacgcaCCTGTTCTACTTggcgagctctacaaagtgaataTGATCAATTGGAGTAAGACCGAAACGGGCCCCACTCGACGGGGCAGCACGGTGCTACCCCTCAAAAGGGACAGCACGCCCCCTGAGTCTAACAGGAGGGCCAGATCCCCCTGAGTCCCAGATGGCATGCGAGTCTGACTCCGAGACTAATCCGGTATTCTTGGGCCTAGGCCTAACATGAGCCCTATTCAGGCTTGTGCCATCACAGGCCTGATCCCCCGGATAGGAACTCAGGTTTAACTAGACCGGAACTTGGACTGGTTGACGGATTGATTGGATGTAAAGCACACCGGGTtttcgcaaaaaaaaatgaaagtctTGGTTTTCTAGACCCACAGGTAATTTGCTGATCGCTAGCTTTATCCCATACTTTAGGGCCATGGGCATGGCTTAGTTTGGGTTTTGACAATCCTCCAAAATCCGAACTAGTTGCATCTCtattggtataaaaaaaaaaaatcaagtctaAAAGTAGCGACCTTGAAATCAAGattgctacttttttttttaaaaaaaaaatgcacacaagaacaattcttttttatttttgttctttggaGTAGAAAACACACAAGAACTATTCGGAGAACAGAACTAGTACAAGCTGAAGGCCCAAGCTCAAGTCCAATAGGAAAAGCCAAGCCCATGGTTCTGGTCACGGCCTGGGCGCTCGCGATCCACGTGCAAGTGGGTCCACATGGCGCTGTTTTCTTACTGACACTCTGTggcttctcttcttcttcaatcATCCATATACACACTGAACACAGGCTACCCCCCGGTGACCGGACCAGCTCGAATCCCGCTCCGTTCACTCGCCCAATTTTCCGATCACGAAAGTTGAGCGCAAAGTATACCCACCAAGCCAGACTGTTTGTTTTTAACCCAAGAAAAACCTCTAAGGACTTTCGGGCATTATTCAGGTTACATCCCCGATTTTTCTCCAATGTCCTCACTCCAGATACCCAATTTCGCAGCTCTGGACCAATATTCTCCATTTCCAAGAAGCCGCTTTTCATCGACCGAGAAATTCGCCAAGGCAGTTACTAGTGTgtcctcttcttttttgggcTGGAAAGATTTTTTAGGCTCGAAAAATGGAAGATCAATGGTGGGTTGTGCGGGCAAGTGTCGATTCAATGGGAGGATATCTAGGATTCTGG
Proteins encoded in this window:
- the LOC131304837 gene encoding uncharacterized protein LOC131304837, whose protein sequence is MEADGKPEQLQTNDTEPLLSFCPSFNSYSSDQRAQIAADVADERPRASDDFEFAFEKAEEISHDACELRQIFPVFNRDIIFGDNRDHPKDDEKRDLSTLLLPLKKLFDEDPSSSCSSSEVDELERVPEGTYCVWRPKSVKLASPSLDAETRCKKSNSTGSASKRWKLRDLLLLRRSNSDGKGSSFVFLTPKSTASDVKETEDSKERRNSGKGKAKGAAGGGDKAASAHEVFYVRTRASKEVDKRKSYLPYRKDLVGFFASVNGAGAGKAFPPF